The genomic DNA ccaaacttttgatgaaaactttgtgtaaatgtctttcaaaaataaataaatatatatatatatatatatatatatatatatatatatatatatatatgtatatatatatgatgctcACATATTTTTATCACtgcaaaatgctttaaaaaaaactaacaaagaacaaagaaacaGCAACCACAGATGATATCAGTATTAAACTGATATCTCAGATTTCTACAAGACTGTTCATGTACTGGAACTGTGCATTTGGTAGCTTGACatgattttacatttgtattactCAAGTGTGAATGAAACATGGGACGAGGGAAGAAAGGAAGGATAAACTCAAGGTAATGATGtggatcactcacacacacacacacacacacacacacacacacacacttcaattaAACCCAAGGGGAACCTGTAATGATCACAAGCCAGGAAGACTCAATACAAATCAGCTTTGAGAAGAGCAGAGCCTGAGGGTCAGCTTCTGCTGCTCTTAACAGCATTGAATTGTAGGCCCGCCTACAACTTACACACGCAAACAGAAACGGAGCAAGAGAAAGCCAACGCAGTCAGATAGGTGTGTATCACAAAATCGATTGTTGAAAAAATCATACACATAAATCCGTTCAACAAACACAAGCATGATATGTGTCACACACAAAGGCACTATATTCAGCAGCATGAATAGATATGTGCACACACAGCCACAAATGTCCACCTCAAGTGCCCAGCAACAAAAACTCTTAGAATTACACTGTTCATCTGAAGAGAAACACTGAGCACTCAAAACAATCAATATTTTCCATCTTTTATCAAGGTGCAGCATGCAGAATTTAATAGAATATGTATTTAGATTCCAGTTTAATTCCagagttttcatttaatttaaacttgacaAAAAGGATGTTAAATAACTGCAATAAACGTTTAACTAGAAAGGaaagtttatattttgaattgaCAAAGCCTTGTTTGAAATGTCAAAAGTCTTTAAGTTTGGAGATTTTATAGCCATGCATTACAGACAAAATATCTGTTTGAAACAGGATCTGAACCATATAAAGAGGGACAGGAAAatcagatactttttttttaattggtcaaataaataactaaatctaCCTCAacacattatactgtatatattatacgGTAAAAACAGACGATAGTTATTTTCTTTTCCCAATACTCCGATTTATCACTCAAATTAAATACCAGCTGTCACTCAGTCGACATTAAAAGCATTATTTAATGTCATCAAAGTTTACATTAGAATTAACCTTTGCAATCTCATATCTGCGTTCTTATTATATCTAAAGTCTGTTATTTAGCTCCAGTAACTTGCCCAACTTAATACTGCAGACATGTGACAACCACTACTCAATCACTGGAATATCAGCACAtgaatttttcttttcatttgtagACTAATTTCACTTCAAGCTGAGCAAATATGTCACATGCTAACCTCATTAGCATATTTCattttctaatgttaaataaaaatatgtcccttcactgttaaaaaaataataataaaatgtcaagaGCAGCATTTCACTTGGGACCTCTGATAGGTCAGAGAAGAGCATCAGTCATCTCGACCACTGACttaccatatatatttttaatcagatttagtatttagaataataaaaaaaaaggattaaatatTATGGGTACAAAAGTTCAAACTGGCAATATGTTATTCATGTAAATGCtataatttgcatttattcattcagcagatgctCTTAACCAAAGAGATTTACAAATGAGGCACAGAATGCTCTTTTTCATTTTGGTAGCTTTTAAAATGAGTTAATTCAATAGCAAACcatttaataatatgttttatttttatagcatcTTTCAAGAACCCAAGGACatgttaaacaataatataaGTGGCAAGCAAAGTACACCAGACAGTCAAGAACCCAAggacatttaacaaaataatacaaaccattagcaaaaaagaaaaaaaacagacaatCCGAGGGCACATTCAGACAAACAAATATTGACAACAAATATCTAAAGTTAAACATCAAGGGGACACACAAACATATGATGAATAAACACCAATTACATCAAGAAGGTGGTCATATGTCATATGAACAGAAGTTGAGCAATAGAGAAGCAGAGAGGTAAATGATTTATTTAGAGAACAAAGTGAATAGATGAGACCTAAACGTCTGGAGAGAGAAGGCAGCACCAACATTATGGGGCAGCTTGTTCCATCAAGAGACATGTTTGAAATGGAATTTGCTGTACAGAAAAAGTTCCTTTTTACAGTCATCATATTATGTAGGAAACACACATTACCAAACCAAACTGACATAAAGTCCATAAATCCTATGTGTTAGTACAACTCAAGTAAATATGACACTGTTATGTGATTTTGTGCCTATTCAAACAGTATAGCCTAATTATTGTGTGTACCTGCATTAATATAGAGTAATGCCATTTACCATAGCAACAACATACTGGTTCTCTTAACAAAATGTCCTTACAGTCTGAATGAACTGATACTGTAGTTAATCTTTTCAGATCAAGGTGAGTTAAAGTAATTTAGCAGCCTCTGCCACATGGCACTTTTTTAAAAAGTAGCCTGGAGTTTATTTGCCAAACTCTTTAACGGGACCCATGACCACCTCTCTGACCTCTCTGATGGGTCTCTCACAAAATCATTGATTAGTTCCTCTCCATTGCAGTCTATCATGCATTCTCTGCAGTGTGTTGACAAATTACAAgtgcgttctctctctctctctctctcacacacacgcacacacacacatacacactgaacGTATTAGAAATACATTTGAGACATAATGGCAATGCTACAGGCTAATcaaatctaattttatatattgctttgaacaagcaattgaaaaaataaataaaaaataaaacaaaaattaccaGTTGCAAACAGGGAGTATACCAAATTATTTGTAggctaatatattaaaatgagaacagatgcaagttcaatattttatttcttaataaagaaggagaatttatttaaatggaaGGTAAAACACATTTGGTAGAAATATGCACATTGTGATTGATATGCAGCCTgttgaaaatatgctgaaatcTTTGGGGCGGGAAACTAGCCTGCATTATTGATTATCTGTTTTGAGATTAGTAGACTTAAGTTTAACACTTAGGCTACTTGTCCAATCAATctcaaagttaataaaaaaacatttaaagcaatgTTCGAGAAACATTGTGAGGAAAGCAGCTGTATAAGCCTATTGACTGACAGGTTTTCACATTATTTAAAGCCACAATGACATTGTTACAACAGTGACACCCAGTGACACCCAGTGAGCAAAGATGCCGTAAGCTACAGTTTCATCAATTCACCGTCCTTTTCCAAATCTTAACAACGTTATTCTTGAAAACGCCTagtgataaaaaatgtattttcctctCAGAATACATGAAATGTAATGCCCATCGCATGTTTGCCCTAGTTACCGCTCTTGTTGTCTGTCTGAAATGCATAAAATCTCGCTCTGATCTGATTTAACATGTTCACTGTGACAGAGAACGGCGCTGAACGGTAGTACGGTACTTCAGCAGTCGGTAGTTCTCTCCAGGGGCGGGGCGGCGCTCCATCAGTTTAATGCTCTCAGCACGTGGATAGTTGAGTCCCGGCGGTGCTTCGCTCGGGTGGATGCTGAGAGAGACGCCCGCGAGAGGACGAGCAGCTCGCACGGATGTAAGAGAAGGTGATGCTTACTTCAAACTCACCACGGGATGGGTCTCTTTTTCAAAGACGCAACCAAATGAGCCGTAAGAGGAATTGTGCGGACAAGAAAAAGACGCGAACGGGATTAAATTAAGAACACAAGGTAAGAAGAAACATAGAGGAACCTGCAAATAACTTATAGTgaaattaagagagagagagagatagtagGCTATTCGCGAAGACGCGCGTGGACGATTTATCGGACAGCAGAGCCTTTTCTAAATCAATATGCATAACTTAAGCTTTGCAAGCGAAGTGGACACTTACATTGACATTGGTTTAACATCCTCTGGGAATTCTACAAGTCGCTATTCTCCGGTCACCATTATAGGGCTCGCGGGGCTGGTGAGCTTCCTCATCTTGTTTACAATAGTGGGGAATGTGCTGGTCGTTATCGCCGTTTTAACGAGCAGAGCGCTCAAGCCAGCACAAAACCTTTTTCTCGTGTCTCTGGCCAGTGCGGACATTCTGGTGGCCACCCTGATCATCCCTTTCTCTCTGGCCAATGAATTAATGGGCTACTGGTTTTTTGGGAAAGTTTGGTGTGATATCTATCTTGCGCTAGATGTTCTTTTCTGCACATCTTCTATTGTTCACCTGTGTGCTATAAGTCTGGACAGGTACTGGTCTGTCACGCAGGCGGTCGAGTATAACTTGAAGAGGACGCCTCGCAGGGTAAAGGGCATGATTGTGGTGGTATGGTTAATTGCGGCTGTGATCTCCTTCCCACCGCTCATCTCCATGGACCGGAATAACGAGGGTGACAGCAGCGAACCACAATGCCAGCTGAACAACCACACGTGGTACATCCTGTATTCCAGCATCGGGTCGTTCTTTGCCCCGTGTGTCATCATGATCCTTGTTTACATCCGAATCTACCAGGTGGCAAAGACGAGGACCCGAAATATGTCTGAAAAGCGGCGTGATCCGGACGGTGGGTCAGGGACGCCACGGCTGGAGAACGGCTTGAGCCGTGAGGATTCTAGGCGGGAAAACGGGCACTGTGCCTCGCCGCCACCAGGGGAACGCAAACCAGGCGAGGATGACCCAGATGCCGAGCTGGAGGACAGCAGCTCATCTGATGAGAAGGCCAAGCGGACGCAAAACGAGACGGCGCCCTCGAGAAAAGACCGCCGGCCCAGCCGCAAGAACAGCTCCAGCTCCAAGCATTCCAGCCGGAAGTCCCGAGCCAGCAGCAAGACCCTGGACTTGTTTTCCTCCCGCAGAAAAAGGAGGAACACCATTTCGAGAAAAAAGATTTCCCAGGCACGAGAGAAGCGGTTCACCTTCGTGCTGGCCGTGGTCATGGGGGTGTTCGTGGTCTGCTGGTTTCCGTTCTTCTTTAGCTACAGCCTGTATGGGATCTGCCGGGAGCCCTGTGCCATCCATGACACCCTTTTCAAGTTTTTCTTCTGGATCGGTTACTGCAACAGCTCCCTCAATCCCGTCATCTACACCATCTTCAACCAGGACTTCCGGCGAGCTTTTCAGAAGATCCTGTGCAAGTCCTGGAAGAGGTCTTTTTAGAGAACAGCTTGCAGCATCCAGTGCCATGAACAGGTGGTTGACAAGGAAAAGACGTTTTCAAAAACACCACTGCCCCTCTCTTTTTGCATTGACAATCTGTACACAACAATGAGattgatatttttttcttacttcatTGTGTAATGCTCTTTATGAGCCTCTGAGGACAACAGACGCTGGTCACATAGGTGGTACcaaaggcttaaaaaaaaaaaaacacctgaattggGAAGCACTGCACTGCATTAGAGGAAGCAGGCTTATCTTTATTATGGCTGCTGGCACTCTGAAGTTATCAAGAGATATTTTTATGATGAGTTTGCACATATGGCTTGTGTCATTGTGACTAGAGAGCTATATAACATGAAAGGCAGTCTCCTTTTAtatggtaacaaaaaaaaaagactaa from Carassius auratus strain Wakin unplaced genomic scaffold, ASM336829v1 scaf_tig00216324, whole genome shotgun sequence includes the following:
- the LOC113097539 gene encoding alpha-2C adrenergic receptor — translated: MHNLSFASEVDTYIDIGLTSSGNSTSRYSPVTIIGLAGLVSFLILFTIVGNVLVVIAVLTSRALKPAQNLFLVSLASADILVATLIIPFSLANELMGYWFFGKVWCDIYLALDVLFCTSSIVHLCAISLDRYWSVTQAVEYNLKRTPRRVKGMIVVVWLIAAVISFPPLISMDRNNEGDSSEPQCQLNNHTWYILYSSIGSFFAPCVIMILVYIRIYQVAKTRTRNMSEKRRDPDGGSGTPRLENGLSREDSRRENGHCASPPPGERKPGEDDPDAELEDSSSSDEKAKRTQNETAPSRKDRRPSRKNSSSSKHSSRKSRASSKTLDLFSSRRKRRNTISRKKISQAREKRFTFVLAVVMGVFVVCWFPFFFSYSLYGICREPCAIHDTLFKFFFWIGYCNSSLNPVIYTIFNQDFRRAFQKILCKSWKRSF